A section of the Falco biarmicus isolate bFalBia1 chromosome 3, bFalBia1.pri, whole genome shotgun sequence genome encodes:
- the VIRMA gene encoding protein virilizer homolog, whose translation MAVDTATELLFLDTFKHQSAEQSTNIDVVRFPCVVYINEVRVIPPGVRAHTSLPDSRAYGETSPHTFQLDLFFNNVSKPSAPVFDRLGSLEYDENTSIIFRPNAKVNTDGLVLRGWYNCLTLAIYGSVDRVISHERESPPPPPPPPPPPQQQPGLKRNPKHVDGEKEDQFNGSPPRPQPRGPRTPPGPPPPDDDEDEPMPVSVVGEKEDDVDHREDYFEPISPDRTSIHQESQYSDDGEVEEDQPEEGEDEDDVDVEEEEEDDDDDDDDEHTVESIADEEEEEEEEDEDDEEGEEEEEGEGDDGYEQISSDEDGIADLERETFKYPSFDIEYTPEDLASVPPVTYEPFERELGPLLYFSCPYKTVFENEVGKIKDQDPEKENSGAVEASVKLTELLELYQEERGAKWVTALEEVPSLIVKGLSYLQVKDTKQDYITQLVDWTLQALNLQVALKQPIALNVRQLKAGTKLVSSLGECGTQGITALLQAGVINVLFELLFADHVSSSLKLNAFKALDSVISMTEGMEMFLRGGVDVHEKSGYQKLLELILLDQTVRVVTAGSAILQKCHFYEILSDIKKAVDQLAENTPPLPNHTEPEQDQELAGLERTNQEYENDVEAPMDMDHLLESSNISEGEMEKLVSLLEEIFHLMETAPHTMIQPPVKSFPTMARITGPPERDDPYPVLFRYLHSHHFLECITLLLSIPVTGAHPGVLQAIRDILRFLAQSQKGLLFFISEYEATNLLIRALCQFSDPDQEEGLQSDSANEDTFALWLLHSTQTLQCISELFCHFQRCTASEETDHSDLLGTLHNLYLITFNPVGRSAVAHVFSLEKNLQSLITLMEYYSKEALGDSKSKKSVAYNYACILVLLVVQSSSDVQMLEQHSAPLLKLCKADENNTKLQELSKWLEPLKNLRFEINCIPNLIEYIKQNIDSLMTPDGVGLPTALRVLCHVACPPPLVEGQQKDLKWNLAVIQLFSSEGMDTFIRVLQKLNSILIQPWRLHVNMGTTLHRVTTISMARCTLTLLKTMLTELLRGGSFEFKDMRVPSALVSLHMLLCSIPLSGRLDSDEQKIQNDIVDILLTFTQGVNEKLTISEETLANNTWSLMLKEVLSSILRIPEGFFSGLILLSELLPLPLPMQTTQVIEPHDISVALNTRKLWSMHLHVQAKLIQEIVRSFSGSSCQPIQHMLRRICVQLCDLASPTALLIMRTVLDLIVEDLQSNAEDKEKQYTGQTTRLLALLDALASHKACKLAILHLISGTTKGDEKYAEVFQELLALMRSAGDNVSHQQCAEYVTSLLQSLCDQDIALILPSSSEGSVSELEQLSNSLPSKELMPLICDCLMETLTNSESSYNCLLTCIRTMMFLTEHDYGFYHLKSSLRKHSSALYTVLKRVITSFSKDTGELASSFLDFMRQILNSDTLGCCGDDGSLMEADGSHPGRTLGLTTAELKHLLQNKEETPENLLLDLEKHVMDRSKEDDSLESLLDNIVGVRQMLESAGDSSPLSDHDVEPILSAPDSLQNLFNNRTTYVLADVMDDQLKSMWFSPFQAEEIDTDLDMVKVDLIELSEKGCSDFDLQAELERSFLSEPSSPGRTKTTKGFKLGKHKHETFITSSGKSEYIEPAKRAHVVPPPRGRGRGGFGQGIRPHDIFRQRKQNTSRPPSMHVDDFVAAESKEVVAPDGIPPAKRPPKVSQKISSRGGFSGNRGGRGAFHSQNRFFTPPASKGNYSRREGARGSSWSAQSTPRGTYNDSRGGQSNFNRGPLPPLRPLSSAGYRPSPRDRASRGRGGIGPSWTSANSSSSGGSRGKFVSGGSGRGRHVRSFTR comes from the exons ATGGCGGTAGACACCGCAACCGAGCTGCTGTTTTTAGACACGTTCAAGCACCAGAGCGCGGAG CAAAGTACCAATATAGATGTAGTTCGTTTTCCATGTGTGGTTTACATAAATGAAGTACGTGTCATTCCTCCTGGAGTGAGAGCTCACACAAGTTTGCCTGACAGTAGGGCTTATGG AGAGACGTCCCCACATACATTTCAACTGGACTTGTTTTTTAACAATGTTAGCAAGCCAAGTGCCCCTGTTTTTGATAGGCTGGGGAG cCTTGAATATGATGAAAACACTTCAATTATATTCAGACCCAATGCAAAG gTCAACACGGATGGATTGGTTCTAAGAGGGTGGTATAACTGTCTGACTTTAGCAATTTATGGCTCAGTTGACAGGGTAATAAGTCATGAGAGAGAGTCacctccaccacccccacctccgccaccacctccccagcaaCAGCCTGGTTTGAAAAGAAACCCGAAACATG TTGATGGAGAGAAGGAAGACCAGTTCAATGGCAGCCCTCCGAGACCACAACCTAGGGGACCAAGGACACCTCCaggccctcctcctcctgatgACGATGAGGATGAACCAATGCCAGTGTCAG tggttggggaaaaagaagatgaTGTTGACCATAGGGAGGATTACTTTGAGCCCATTTCTCCTGATCGAACATCCATTCATCAAGAAAGCCAATATTCTGATGATGGAGAAGTGGAGGAAGATCAACCAGAAGAAGGAGAAGATGAAGATGATGTGGAtgttgaggaggaggaggaggatgatgatgatgatgatgatgatgagcATACAGTAGAGAGCATTGCtgatgaggaagaggaagaggaggaggaagatgaagatgatgaagagggtgaagaggaggaagaaggtgaAG GAGATGACGGATATGAGCAGATTTCAAGTGATGAAGATGGAATTGCTGATCTGGAACGTGAAACATTTAAGTATCCAAGCTTTGATATTGAATATACTCCTGAGGATCTGGCATCTGTGCCTCCTGTGACGTACGAACCTTTTGAAAGGGAGCTTGGACCTCTTCTATACTTCAGCTGCCCTTACAAGACTGTATTTGAAAACGAAGTTGGTAAAATAAAGGACCAAGATCCAGAAAAAGAGAATTCAGGGGCAGTGGAAGCCTCAGTTAAATTAACTGAACTGTTGGAATTATATCAAGAGGAAAGGGGTGCAAAGTGGGTCACTGCATTAGAAGAAGTTCCAAGTTTAATAGTAAAAGGATTGAGCTACCTGCAGGTGAAAGACACAAAGCAAGACTATATTACCCAGCTAGTAGACTGGACCCTGCAAGCTTTAAACCTTCAGGTAGCTCTCAAACAGCCCATTGCTTTGAATGTCCGACAGCTCAAAGCTGGGACAAAATTGGTATCATCGTTAGGAGAATGTGGGACTCAAGGAATAACAGCACTCTTGCAGGCAGGAGTTATTAACGTGTTATTTGAACTGTTGTTTGCAGATCATGTGTCATCCTCCCTTAAACTTAATGCTTTTAAAGCTTTGGATAGTGTTATTAGTATGACTGAGGGAATGGAAATGTTTCTAAGAGGTGGTGTAGATGTACATGAAAAAAGTGGTTATCAGAAACTCCTGGAACTCATACTGTTAGATCAGACTGTGAGAGTAGTTACTGCTGGTTCTGCAATTCTCCAGAAATGTCACTTCTATGAGATTCTGTCAGATATTAAAAAGGCAGTTGATCAGTTAGCAGAGAACACTCCTCCTCTTCCCAATCACACAGAGCCAGAACAGGACCAGGAATTGGCAGGACTTGAAAGAACCAACCAAGAATATGAGAATGATGTGGAGGCTCCTATGGACATGGATCATCTTTTGGAATCTTCTAATATAAGTGAAGGAGAGATGGAAAAACTTGTTAGTCTTCTTGAAGAAATCTTCCATTTGATGGAAACTGCTCCTCATACAATGATTCAGCCACCTGTGAAATCTTTTCCAACCATGGCACGCATTACAGGCCCTCCAGAGAGGGATGATCCTTACCCTGTCCTGTTTAG gtatctTCATAGTCACCATTTCTTGGAATGCATTACTTTGCTACTTTCTATTCCAGTGACAGGTGCACATCCAGGTGTGCTTCAAGCTATACGAGATATTTTGCGTTTCCTGGCACAGTCACAGAAGggtcttcttttctttatttccgAGTACGAAGCAACAAACTTGTTGATTAGAGCACTTTGTCAGTTTTCTGATCCGGATCAAGAGGAAGGTCTCCAATCAGACAGTGCCAACGAGGATACTTTTGCCCTGTGGCTCCTGCATTCAACACAGACGTTACAGTGCATTTCGGAATTATTCTGCCACTTTCAGCGGTGCACAGCCAGTGAGGAGACTGACCATTCAGATCTTCTAGGAACACTTCACAACCTTTACTTGATTACCTTTAACCCTGTGGGAAGATCTGCTGTGGCTCATGTattcagtctggagaaaaatCTCCAGAGTCTTATTACTTTAATGGAGTACTATTCCAAAGAAGCTTTAGG AGACTCAAAGTCTAAGAAGTCAGTTGCTTATAATTATGCCTGCATCCTTGTTTTGCTGGTGGTTCAGTCTTCCAGTGATGTCCAGATGCTGGAGCAGCACTCGGCGCCTTTGCTGAAGCTTTgtaaagcagatgaaaataacACCAAATTGCAAG AGCTCAGCAAGTGGCTTGAACCTTTGAAAAATCTTagatttgaaataaattgtaTTCCAAATCTCATTGAGTATATCAAACAG AATATTGACAGTTTGATGACCCCAGATGGAGTTGGTCTTCCTACTGCACTTCGAGTTCTTTGTCACGTTGCGTGTCCGCCCCCTCTGGTAGAAG GTCAGCAGAAAGACCTTAAATGGAATCTTGCAGTTATTCAGCTCTTTTCTTCTGAGGGAATGGACACCTTCATCCGGGTATTACAGAAGCTGAACAGCATACTTATTCAGCCTTGGCGACTCCATGTCAACATGGGCACCACACTTCACAGAGTCACTACTATTTCTATGGCTCGCTGTACACTTACTCTCCTTAAAACAATGCTAACAGAACTCCTGAGGGGTGGATCTTTTGAATTCAAGGACATGCGTGTTCCATCAGCACTTGTTTCTTTGCACATGCTGCTGTGTTCTATTCCTCTCTCAGGCCGCTTAGATAGTGACGAACAAAAAATTCAGAATGACATTGTTGATATCTTACTGACTTTTACACAAGGTGTTAATGAAAAGCTTACCATTTCTGAGGAAACTTTGGCGAACAATACTTGGTCTTTAATGCTGAAGGAAGTTCTCTCTTCAATTCTGAGAATTCCcgaaggctttttttctggactTATACTGCTTTCAGAGTTGTTGCCTCTTCCGCTGCCCATGCAGACAACTCAG GTAATTGAACCGCACGATATTTCAGTGGCACTCAACACCAGGAAGCTGTGGAGTATGCATCTTCACGTTCAGGCCAAACTGATACAAGAGATCGTTCGATCTTTCTCCGGTTCATCTTGCCAGCCTATTCAGCATATGTTGAGACGTATTTGTGTGCAGTTGTGTGACTTGGCTTCACCCACAGCTCTTCTTATCATGAGGACTGTATTGGATCTGATTGTAGAAGACCTACAAAG CAACGCAGAAGATAAAGAGAAACAGTACACTGGACAGACCACTCGATTGCTTGCTTTATTGGATGCCCTGGCTTCACACAAAGCTTGTAAATTGGCTATTTTGCATCTTATCAGTGGAACTACTAAAGGTGATGAAAAGTATGCAGAGGTTTTCCAGGAGCTCTTGGCTTTAATGCGATCAGCTGGGGACAATGTCAGTCATCAACAATGTGCTGAATATGTAACTTCCCTTTTGCAGTCCCTCTGTGATCag GATATTGCACTCATTTTACCAAGTTCATCAGAAGGCTCTGTGTCTGAATTAGAGCAGCTTTCCAACTCCTTACCAAGCAAAGAGCTGATGCCCTTAATTTGTGACTGTCTGATGGAAACATTAACTAATTCTGAGAGCAGTTATAATTGTCTGCTGACCTGTATCCGAACAATGATGTTCCTTACAGAGCATGACTATGGCTTCTATCACTTAAAGAG CTCTctaagaaaacacagcagtgctCTGTACACTGTATTAAAGCGAGTAATAACTAGTTTTAGCAAAGACACAGGTGAACTGGCCTCTTCTTTTTTGGATTTTATGCGGCAGATTCTAAACTCTGATACGCTG GGATGTTGTGGAGATGATGGAAGCCTTATGGAAGCAGATGGATCTCATCCAGGCAGAACGCTGGGTCTGACTACTGCAGAGTTAAAACATCTTCTGCAGAACAAAGAAGAAACCCCTGAAAACCTGCTGCTTGATCTGGAGAAACATGTTATG GATCGTTCTAAGGAAGATGACAGCCTTGAATCCTTACTGGACAACATTGTCGGAGTGAGGCAGATGTTGGAATCGGCGGGTGATTCTAGTCCGCTGAGTGACCATGATGTAGAGCCTATTCTTTCTGCACCAGACtctcttcagaatttgtttAACAACAG GACTACGTATGTGTTGGCAGACGTGATGGATGACCAGCTGAAGTCCATGTGGTTTTCACCCTTTCAGGCGGAAGAAATAGACACTGACCTGGATATG GTAAAAGTTGACTTAATTGAACTGTCAGAAAAGGGCTGCAGTGATTTTGACTTGCAAGCTGAATTGGAGAGGTCATTTTTGTCAGAACCATCATCTCCTGGACgcacaaaaaccacaaaagggTTCAAACTCGGCAAGCACAAGCACGAGACCTTCATAACTTCAAG TGGAAAATCTGAGTACATAGAACCTGCGAAGAGGGCCCATGTTGTGCCACCACcaagaggaagaggcagaggaggatTTGGACAAGGAATTCGACCACATGATATCTTCCGTCAGAGGAAACAGAATACGAGCAGGCCACCCTCCATGCACGTGGATGATTTTGTTGCTGCTGAGAGCAAAGAAGTGGTTGCTCCAGATGGGATACCACCCGCCAAAAGGCCACCAAAAGTGTCACAGAAGATTTCTTCACGTGGTGGGTTCTCAGGGAATCGTGGAGGACGAGGAGCTTTTCACAGTCAGAACAGGTTCTTTACACCACCTGCATCAAAAG GAAATTACAGTCGTCGTGAAGGTGCTCGAGGTTCAAGTTGGAGTGCACAGAGTACACCCAGGGGAACCTACAATGACAGTAGAGGTGGTCAGAGCAATTTTAACAGGGGTCCACTGCCACCACTGAGACCATTAAGTTCCGCAG gCTACCGACCGAGTCCTCGCGATCGTGCTTCCAGAGGCCGAGGAGGAATTGGACCGTCTTGGACAAGTGCTAATAGTAGTAGCAGTGGTGGCTCAAGAGGAAAGTTTGTTAGTGGAGGCAGTGGAAGAGGTCGTCATGTACGTTCCTTCACACGATAA